In one window of Candidatus Omnitrophota bacterium DNA:
- the dnaG gene encoding DNA primase, translating to MSFIPNDVIDQVLDRSDIVQVIAGYVPLKNAGRSFKALCPFHHEKTPSFVVNPDKQIFHCFGCGVGGNVISFVMKQERMEFPEAVRFLADKAGVLIPETSEHGEQTRQLRQQLVKINELALKFFHANLFSDKSPAGAAAREYLTGRQVTPDIAKIYQLGFAPDAWDTLMAHLRQENVPLDMMEKAGLIIASNKRDGYYDRFRNRVMFPILDYRGQCVAFGARSLDPQDQAKYINSPETPIYTKGRHLYGLHWSKDAVVKNDCAVVVEGYMDFLMPHRAGIPHCVASLGTALTVEQIRLLRRYTHNVVMLFDTDPAGQAAMIRSLDLLIEEGMNARIATLAEKDDPDSFVRKHGVDKFCERLDNAVSVFDFKLKYLMARIPATIEGKARIASEMLPTIAKFGNAVMQSEYMKRLAAALGISQEALHKEMAKVSSPDGAAAPRPASATAPAAAMRPVERELLRLMLEEQEFIPLTRSEVGVEDFQNEHVRTIVSEIFTMFDQGRDINLSALMNCFQSQDILKIISGLMVSPEMPSVDKKKVHTDYIQRLKQERMKAQRLSLRSQMETAKHQGDQRRMEELISEFNQLIKG from the coding sequence ATGAGCTTCATTCCCAACGACGTGATAGACCAGGTTTTGGACCGGAGCGACATTGTCCAGGTCATCGCCGGTTATGTGCCATTGAAGAACGCCGGGCGGAGCTTCAAGGCCCTGTGTCCGTTCCATCACGAAAAGACGCCGTCGTTCGTGGTGAATCCGGACAAACAGATTTTTCACTGTTTCGGCTGCGGGGTGGGCGGGAACGTCATCTCGTTCGTGATGAAACAGGAACGGATGGAATTTCCCGAGGCGGTCAGGTTTCTGGCGGACAAGGCCGGGGTTCTTATCCCAGAGACATCGGAGCACGGGGAGCAGACCCGGCAGTTGAGACAGCAGCTCGTGAAGATCAACGAGCTGGCCCTCAAATTTTTTCACGCGAATTTGTTCTCTGACAAAAGTCCGGCAGGCGCGGCGGCGAGGGAGTATCTCACGGGGCGGCAGGTGACCCCCGACATTGCGAAGATTTACCAGCTCGGATTCGCGCCCGACGCGTGGGACACGCTGATGGCCCATCTCCGTCAGGAAAATGTCCCTCTGGACATGATGGAGAAAGCCGGGCTCATCATCGCCAGCAATAAGCGCGACGGGTATTATGACCGTTTTCGAAACCGGGTGATGTTCCCGATCCTTGATTACCGGGGGCAGTGTGTGGCTTTCGGGGCGCGCAGTCTGGATCCCCAGGACCAGGCCAAATACATCAATTCGCCCGAGACGCCGATCTACACCAAGGGCCGGCATCTTTACGGCCTGCACTGGTCCAAGGACGCCGTGGTCAAAAACGATTGCGCGGTCGTGGTCGAGGGGTACATGGATTTCCTGATGCCCCACCGGGCCGGGATTCCTCACTGTGTCGCGTCCCTGGGCACGGCGCTGACCGTTGAGCAGATCCGGCTTCTCAGGCGTTACACGCACAACGTGGTCATGCTGTTTGACACGGATCCGGCCGGCCAGGCCGCGATGATCCGCAGCCTGGACCTCCTCATCGAGGAGGGGATGAATGCCAGGATAGCGACACTGGCGGAGAAGGACGACCCGGATTCGTTCGTCCGCAAGCATGGCGTGGACAAATTCTGCGAACGCTTGGACAACGCTGTTTCGGTCTTTGATTTCAAGTTGAAATATTTGATGGCCAGGATCCCGGCGACCATCGAGGGGAAGGCCAGGATCGCTTCCGAGATGCTGCCGACGATCGCGAAGTTCGGCAACGCCGTGATGCAGTCGGAATATATGAAGCGGCTGGCGGCGGCCCTGGGGATTTCCCAGGAGGCCCTGCACAAGGAGATGGCAAAGGTGTCCTCTCCCGACGGCGCGGCCGCTCCCCGGCCTGCGTCGGCCACGGCCCCGGCGGCGGCCATGAGGCCCGTGGAAAGGGAACTGCTGCGGCTGATGCTCGAAGAGCAGGAGTTCATTCCCCTGACAAGATCCGAGGTCGGGGTGGAAGATTTTCAGAACGAGCATGTCCGCACCATTGTGTCGGAGATTTTCACCATGTTTGACCAGGGCCGGGACATCAATCTTTCGGCCCTGATGAATTGTTTTCAAAGCCAGGACATTCTCAAGATCATCTCGGGCCTGATGGTGTCGCCTGAAATGCCGTCGGTGGATAAGAAAAAGGTTCACACCGATTACATCCAGCGCTTGAAGCAGGAGCGCATGAAGGCCCAGCGTCTTTCCCTGCGCAGCCAGATGGAGACGGCCAAGCATCAGGGGGATCAGCGCAGGATGGAAGAATTGATTTCGGAGTTTAACCAACTCATCAAGGGGTAA
- a CDS encoding NGG1p interacting factor NIF3: MQLGEIYDFFVREGIRADVRGREGMAGYLRDVRSRYRKLGRRDKKFFDKESLTNPYADTRILNGDRRRDVRRVMIGIDIETGEMLLADRLGRNGRPVDLVIAHHPEGVALAGLSEVMGLQAEHLQILGMAREPAQELMKQRMDEVARRLHSGNHSRTVDAARLLGIPLLCCHTPSDNLVTQYLQRRMDRRKPGTLEDVVDLLLEEPEYQDAMKDKAGPVILSGKARDKAGRVLVDMTGGTEGSQEIFGRLSQMGIGTLLGMHLSETHFEKVKKEFMHVVIAGHIASDNLGLNMLLDKLERRGKLEIITCSGFRRVRRI, translated from the coding sequence TTGCAACTGGGCGAGATTTACGATTTTTTTGTCCGAGAAGGGATCCGGGCGGATGTCCGAGGCCGTGAAGGCATGGCCGGATATCTGCGGGATGTCCGCAGCCGGTACCGGAAATTGGGCCGGCGGGACAAGAAGTTCTTTGATAAGGAATCACTGACCAATCCGTATGCGGACACCCGCATTCTAAACGGTGACCGCCGGCGGGACGTCCGAAGGGTCATGATCGGGATCGACATCGAGACCGGAGAAATGCTCCTGGCCGACCGCCTGGGGCGTAACGGCCGGCCCGTGGACCTGGTCATCGCCCATCACCCTGAAGGCGTTGCCTTGGCAGGGCTGTCCGAGGTGATGGGATTGCAGGCGGAGCATCTGCAAATCCTGGGAATGGCCCGAGAGCCGGCCCAGGAACTGATGAAACAGCGGATGGACGAGGTGGCCCGCCGTCTGCATAGCGGCAATCATTCCCGCACGGTGGACGCCGCGCGGCTCTTGGGGATCCCGCTGTTGTGCTGTCATACCCCGAGCGATAATCTTGTGACGCAATATTTGCAGAGACGGATGGATCGCCGGAAACCCGGGACCCTGGAGGACGTCGTTGATTTGCTTTTGGAGGAACCGGAATATCAGGACGCCATGAAGGACAAGGCCGGGCCGGTGATCCTGTCCGGCAAGGCCAGGGACAAGGCCGGGCGCGTCCTGGTGGATATGACGGGGGGAACGGAAGGGTCGCAGGAGATTTTCGGGCGGTTGTCCCAGATGGGAATCGGGACCTTGCTGGGGATGCACCTGTCGGAAACGCATTTTGAGAAAGTCAAAAAAGAATTTATGCATGTGGTGATCGCCGGGCACATTGCGAGCGACAATCTGGGGCTGAACATGTTGCTGGATAAATTGGAGAGACGCGGCAAACTTGAGATCATCACCTGTTCCGGGTTCCGGAGAGTGAGGCGGATATGA
- a CDS encoding CvpA family protein, which translates to MIEPFLSAINWIDILVLGILARCIYAGGTYGFIVEFFKFLGMLMATFITLHYYTGFAAFLQGIMFISWEMPVVIAYGILWGGVVLIFKIIRDGWLILFKTETHPVLNKWGGAFLGGIRSIMVCGMMFLAFLLSEHPYLSRTAKASLSGFYLVDFSPSVYNFCYEKSVAKIFSTEKKNEAAFEIKDIGVKKNKKK; encoded by the coding sequence ATGATAGAGCCATTTTTATCCGCCATTAACTGGATTGACATCCTTGTTTTGGGTATCCTGGCCAGGTGCATTTACGCCGGGGGAACCTACGGGTTCATTGTGGAATTTTTCAAGTTCCTCGGCATGCTGATGGCGACATTCATTACGCTGCATTATTATACGGGGTTCGCGGCGTTTTTGCAGGGCATCATGTTCATCTCCTGGGAAATGCCCGTGGTCATCGCCTATGGGATACTGTGGGGCGGCGTGGTCCTGATCTTTAAGATTATCCGGGACGGGTGGCTGATCCTTTTCAAGACGGAAACTCACCCGGTCCTCAACAAATGGGGAGGGGCTTTTCTCGGCGGTATCCGCAGCATCATGGTCTGCGGGATGATGTTCCTGGCGTTCCTCCTTTCGGAGCATCCTTACCTGTCCAGAACCGCCAAGGCCTCGCTGTCAGGGTTTTATCTCGTGGATTTCTCTCCCAGCGTTTACAATTTTTGTTACGAAAAGTCGGTGGCGAAAATTTTCTCGACTGAAAAGAAAAACGAAGCCGCCTTCGAGATCAAAGATATCGGGGTCAAGAAGAATAAAAAGAAGTGA
- a CDS encoding sensor domain-containing diguanylate cyclase gives MKTIPEQHLILEEKLHRASQELNTLYEISCAMRTTLELDHILYIILTSVTAHTGLGFNRALLFLVNKKDRCLECRMAIGPESGEHADRIWKYLENSKQKLEDMIQTDNIEEIVGRSGLYQSLKEFRLPLNSNDGSLMSRAYHQGVPIHIAPAQIGQFAHDPLIRVFPTNEVILIPLKAKDAVNGLIIADNLYTQKPIKEEDIKMFTMLANQAGLAIENSQLYEMVVQKSHTDSITLLWNHGFFQERLAEEVKDAQEKKLPLSLLIIDIDNFKQLNDTYGHQNGDMVLKEMAQILRNSSRTIDYVCRYGGEEFSVILVQTTKEQGFEVAERVRKNIESYRFAHFLPNADMNVTVSIGLATFPEHAATKEDLIANADKAMYIAKFGGKNRTCLP, from the coding sequence ATGAAAACAATACCGGAACAACACCTTATCCTGGAAGAAAAACTGCACAGGGCGAGTCAGGAACTGAACACCCTGTATGAAATCAGCTGCGCGATGCGAACCACGCTGGAGCTGGATCACATCCTCTACATCATCCTGACCAGCGTCACGGCCCATACCGGACTGGGGTTCAACCGGGCCCTCCTTTTTCTTGTCAACAAAAAGGATCGCTGTCTGGAATGCCGCATGGCCATTGGCCCGGAATCCGGGGAACATGCCGACCGGATATGGAAATATCTCGAAAATTCCAAACAAAAACTCGAAGACATGATTCAGACCGACAACATTGAGGAAATCGTAGGCCGGTCGGGTCTTTATCAATCGCTCAAGGAGTTCCGGCTTCCCCTCAACTCCAACGACGGCAGTCTCATGTCCCGCGCCTATCATCAGGGGGTTCCCATCCATATCGCGCCGGCCCAGATCGGGCAGTTCGCCCATGATCCGCTCATCCGCGTCTTCCCGACAAATGAAGTGATTCTTATCCCCCTCAAGGCCAAGGACGCGGTCAACGGGCTGATCATCGCCGACAACCTCTATACGCAAAAGCCCATCAAGGAAGAGGACATCAAGATGTTCACCATGCTGGCCAACCAGGCCGGCCTGGCGATCGAAAATTCACAGCTCTACGAAATGGTTGTGCAGAAAAGCCATACCGATTCGATCACGTTGTTGTGGAATCACGGCTTTTTCCAGGAGAGACTCGCGGAAGAGGTGAAAGACGCCCAGGAGAAAAAACTGCCGCTGAGTCTTTTGATCATCGACATCGACAACTTCAAGCAGCTCAACGACACCTACGGGCACCAGAACGGAGATATGGTCCTCAAGGAGATGGCGCAGATCCTGAGGAACTCGTCGAGAACCATCGACTATGTCTGCCGCTACGGAGGAGAGGAATTCTCGGTGATTCTGGTGCAGACCACCAAAGAGCAAGGATTCGAAGTCGCGGAAAGGGTCCGCAAGAACATCGAATCCTACCGTTTCGCCCACTTCCTGCCGAACGCCGACATGAATGTCACTGTCAGCATCGGACTGGCGACGTTTCCGGAACACGCGGCGACCAAAGAAGACCTGATCGCCAACGCCGACAAAGCGATGTACATCGCCAAATTCGGCGGAAAAAACCGGACCTGCCTGCCTTAA
- a CDS encoding AAA family ATPase: MYFKKLEIFGFKSFADKTVLNFEQGITAVVGPNGCGKSNIFDAIRWVLGEQSVKELRGSEMGDVIFNGTDKKPGLGFAEVSLTFSNESRMLPIEYDEVTVTRRLFRSGESEYLLNKTPVRLKDTLELFMGTGIGAEAYSMVQQGRVDLVVSAKPEDRRIILDEAAGITKYKSKKKEAMGKLKDTEDNLLRINDIVIEVKRQISSCERQANKARRYKEEFEKLKNFEVGFARHQIDVYSSQEAELQSHMNDLRSKEAQLNEELREFNELLEHQTQLLEEVEEKVNELTAEEIKVDSQIDINNRQIGFNEERLQNISRNEARLQEQKDSLLLRGRQQQEKMDELKQVLARMEETAARNAQALEEKRRALEAIAQTVRDARQTIQAEEEKILEITSRQVHLKNRLTEIMKEMQGGLARKRRLEMENVKVSSEKTEIDNRLQEVSRNIESTTEAVAQIKARLQQENEGLSGLTLQLNTQQARIDDLEKRKLFLISQKDFIEKLRVQYQGIPDPDVIGRLFTQRPPLQHHTGIIGKVREFHPADPAKQEALRASFPDPSQELFEIVCEAKFIELDPQQISAEIDGISGELEQNMAVKNETQARIDQQKLSMEHIEADLREREKTLSIYESQKKDVIGESDKLNEELGLVALELQEVLETLAGLKKSEEESSQQLDQLNQDLLSCQIRIREQQDLIAAKSQEREETTVAVAQLETEIQSFAEQRSGYDANLQMFSQAVEECRAEVQKIDEESGEFSSKKETYLKEIEDLTLAIDQLKEQKKSFEGTLSGYIRQREESTQKLNSVRASIASCAGETEDIKNQLHQLELNCQQTSFQEKEIRDRLMQTYRINLDEALAQMAAAAQQPQAEGQPQPAPVPSDPQTLQDEIERLRKRCESFGTVNLVAIEEFDELRGRFEFLTKQQSDLISAREQLLQTVQKINRQTRQMFMDTFTRVSEEFRIYFRMLFGGGEAQLLLLDPENVLESGIEIVARPPGKKLQNISLLSGGEKTLTAIALIFGVFKVNPSPFCVLDEIDAALDESNVGRFSYLLKDFSKIAQFIVITHNKKTIASANVMYGITMQETGVSKIVSVKFAEKKDDPRQEEVTAGV, translated from the coding sequence ATGTATTTTAAGAAACTCGAAATCTTCGGATTCAAATCATTCGCGGATAAGACGGTCTTGAATTTTGAGCAGGGGATCACGGCTGTCGTCGGTCCCAACGGCTGCGGCAAGAGCAATATTTTCGACGCCATCCGCTGGGTCCTCGGAGAGCAGAGCGTCAAGGAACTGCGCGGTTCGGAGATGGGCGATGTCATTTTTAACGGCACCGACAAGAAGCCGGGGCTGGGCTTTGCCGAAGTGAGCCTGACTTTTTCCAACGAATCCCGAATGCTGCCGATCGAATACGACGAGGTGACCGTCACCCGCCGGCTGTTCCGTTCCGGGGAAAGTGAATATCTGCTGAACAAGACCCCGGTCCGGCTCAAGGACACTCTCGAGCTTTTTATGGGCACCGGCATCGGCGCGGAAGCGTATTCAATGGTCCAGCAGGGACGGGTGGACCTGGTCGTGAGCGCCAAGCCCGAAGACCGGCGCATCATCCTTGACGAGGCCGCCGGCATCACCAAGTATAAATCCAAGAAAAAGGAGGCCATGGGCAAGCTCAAGGACACGGAAGACAACCTCCTGCGCATCAATGACATCGTCATCGAGGTCAAGCGCCAGATCTCCTCGTGCGAGCGCCAGGCCAACAAGGCCCGCCGGTATAAGGAAGAATTTGAAAAGCTCAAGAATTTTGAAGTCGGTTTTGCCCGCCACCAGATCGATGTCTATTCCAGCCAGGAAGCGGAACTCCAGTCGCACATGAACGACCTGCGTTCGAAGGAAGCCCAATTGAACGAGGAGCTGCGTGAATTCAATGAGCTCCTGGAGCACCAGACCCAGCTTCTGGAGGAGGTCGAAGAAAAAGTCAACGAGCTCACTGCCGAAGAAATCAAGGTCGACAGCCAGATCGACATCAACAACCGCCAGATCGGTTTTAATGAAGAGCGCCTGCAGAATATTTCCCGGAATGAGGCCCGCCTTCAGGAGCAGAAAGATTCCTTGCTCCTGCGCGGCCGCCAGCAGCAGGAGAAGATGGATGAATTGAAGCAGGTCCTGGCCCGCATGGAAGAGACCGCGGCCCGCAACGCGCAGGCCCTGGAGGAGAAGCGGCGGGCCCTGGAGGCGATCGCCCAGACGGTCCGTGACGCGCGCCAGACGATCCAGGCCGAAGAGGAGAAAATTCTTGAGATCACGTCCCGCCAGGTCCATCTGAAAAACCGGCTGACCGAGATCATGAAAGAGATGCAGGGAGGCCTGGCCCGCAAGCGGCGCCTGGAGATGGAAAATGTCAAGGTCTCATCGGAGAAAACCGAGATCGATAACCGCCTGCAGGAAGTTTCGCGGAACATCGAGTCCACCACCGAGGCCGTTGCCCAGATCAAGGCGCGGCTTCAGCAGGAAAATGAAGGGCTCAGCGGTCTCACGCTCCAGCTCAACACCCAGCAGGCACGGATCGACGATCTGGAAAAGCGGAAATTGTTTTTGATCTCCCAAAAGGATTTTATCGAGAAGCTCCGCGTCCAGTATCAGGGCATTCCCGATCCCGACGTCATCGGCCGCCTTTTTACCCAGCGGCCGCCGCTACAGCATCACACCGGCATCATCGGCAAGGTCCGCGAGTTCCATCCGGCCGATCCGGCCAAGCAGGAGGCCCTCCGGGCGTCGTTTCCCGATCCCAGCCAGGAGCTTTTTGAGATCGTCTGCGAGGCCAAATTCATCGAGCTTGACCCCCAGCAGATTTCCGCGGAGATAGACGGGATTTCCGGAGAATTGGAACAGAATATGGCCGTCAAGAATGAGACCCAGGCCCGGATCGACCAGCAGAAACTGTCTATGGAACATATCGAAGCCGACCTGCGCGAGCGCGAAAAGACGCTGTCGATCTATGAGTCCCAGAAAAAGGACGTGATCGGCGAATCGGACAAGCTTAATGAGGAGCTCGGCCTGGTGGCTCTGGAACTTCAGGAGGTATTGGAGACGCTGGCGGGTTTGAAAAAATCGGAGGAAGAGTCGAGCCAGCAGTTGGACCAGCTCAACCAGGATCTCTTGTCCTGCCAGATCCGCATCCGCGAACAGCAGGACCTGATCGCCGCCAAATCCCAGGAGCGCGAAGAGACAACCGTGGCCGTGGCCCAGCTGGAAACCGAAATTCAGTCCTTTGCGGAGCAGCGTTCCGGGTATGACGCGAACCTGCAGATGTTTTCCCAGGCGGTGGAGGAATGCCGGGCGGAGGTCCAGAAGATCGACGAGGAATCCGGGGAGTTTTCTTCGAAAAAAGAGACGTATCTCAAGGAGATCGAGGACCTGACCCTGGCCATCGACCAGTTGAAGGAGCAGAAAAAATCTTTCGAAGGCACTTTGTCGGGCTACATCCGGCAGAGGGAGGAGAGCACGCAGAAGCTCAACAGCGTGCGGGCGAGCATCGCGTCCTGCGCCGGAGAGACAGAGGACATCAAGAATCAACTCCATCAGCTGGAGTTGAACTGCCAGCAGACGTCCTTCCAGGAAAAAGAGATCCGCGACAGACTGATGCAGACGTATCGGATCAATCTGGACGAGGCCCTGGCCCAGATGGCGGCCGCGGCCCAGCAGCCGCAGGCCGAAGGCCAGCCTCAGCCGGCCCCGGTCCCGTCGGATCCGCAGACCCTGCAAGATGAAATTGAACGCCTGCGCAAGCGGTGCGAATCGTTCGGGACGGTCAATCTCGTGGCCATCGAAGAATTCGACGAGCTGCGGGGCCGATTCGAATTTTTGACCAAACAGCAGAGCGATTTGATCAGCGCCCGCGAACAGCTCCTGCAGACCGTCCAGAAGATCAACCGCCAGACCCGTCAAATGTTCATGGACACCTTCACCAGGGTCAGCGAGGAATTCCGGATTTATTTCCGGATGCTGTTCGGCGGCGGGGAGGCCCAGCTCCTTCTTTTGGACCCGGAAAATGTGCTGGAGTCAGGCATCGAAATCGTGGCCCGGCCCCCGGGCAAGAAGCTGCAGAACATCAGCCTCCTGTCCGGCGGAGAAAAGACCCTGACCGCGATCGCGCTCATTTTCGGCGTTTTTAAAGTGAACCCCAGTCCGTTCTGCGTCCTGGACGAAATCGACGCGGCCCTGGACGAGTCCAACGTCGGGCGTTTCAGTTATTTGCTGAAGGATTTTTCCAAGATCGCCCAGTTCATTGTGATCACCCACAACAAAAAGACGATCGCCAGCGCGAACGTTATGTACGGGATCACCATGCAGGAAACCGGCGTGTCCAAGATCGTTTCCGTGAAGTTTGCAGAGAAGAAGGACGATCCCCGCCAGGAAGAAGTCACGGCGGGGGTCTAA
- a CDS encoding acyl carrier protein codes for MAEQQSGLNVEQELRKLVAEILETEPEKVDLGASFVKDLGMDSMMALEILAGIEKRYKIVIPEDMLPKFTDLQSTIKIVEGLIASQRR; via the coding sequence ATGGCTGAACAGCAGTCTGGACTGAACGTTGAGCAGGAGCTGAGGAAGCTCGTGGCGGAAATTTTGGAGACCGAGCCGGAGAAAGTGGACCTTGGCGCCAGTTTTGTCAAGGACCTGGGGATGGATTCCATGATGGCCCTGGAGATCCTCGCCGGTATCGAGAAAAGATATAAAATCGTCATCCCTGAAGATATGCTGCCGAAATTCACGGACCTGCAGTCGACCATCAAGATCGTGGAAGGATTGATCGCGTCCCAGAGGAGATGA
- a CDS encoding helix-turn-helix domain-containing protein: MHINLDQEIKHDSDTSMVDDVLMTIDDLAQYLRVKKRTIYDWVKKGKIPAIKTVGQWRFRKEKVDAWLEHQQ, encoded by the coding sequence ATGCATATCAACCTTGATCAAGAAATCAAACACGACTCGGACACATCCATGGTTGATGACGTCCTTATGACAATTGATGATTTGGCCCAGTATTTGCGGGTCAAGAAGCGCACCATTTATGACTGGGTGAAAAAAGGAAAGATTCCTGCCATTAAGACCGTGGGGCAGTGGAGGTTTAGAAAAGAGAAGGTCGACGCCTGGTTAGAGCACCAACAATAA
- a CDS encoding trans-2-enoyl-CoA reductase family protein: protein MIVEPKIRGFICTTAHPAGCAKNVKDQIDFIKGKPPVVSGPRRALVIGASNGYGLASRIAAAFGSRAATIGVFFERPAEGKRTATAGWYNSVAFDLAARAEGLYAKSVNGDAFSDEIRRQVIGMVKKDLGPLDCVIYSLASPRRVHPKTQEIFKSTLRPTGGVYTNKSIDFEKNEVTEVSLPAATPQEVEHTVKVMGGEDWRMWIEALDAEKLVAPGAITIAYSYIGPEVTRAVYRNGTIGAAKDHLEATAKQMDAVFRQKGGRALVSVNKALVTQSSSAIPFIPLYFVLLMKVMKAKGVHENCIQQIYRLFADRIYAGRPNSAIPVDEAGRVRIDDWEMRDDVQSEVMALWKDVSTENVSKIADVQGYNEEFLRLFGFGIDGVDYAKDVDVDLPIPS from the coding sequence ATGATCGTTGAACCGAAAATCCGAGGGTTTATCTGCACCACGGCCCATCCGGCCGGATGCGCCAAGAACGTCAAGGACCAGATCGATTTCATCAAGGGCAAGCCGCCGGTCGTTTCCGGCCCCAGGCGGGCGCTGGTGATCGGCGCGTCGAACGGCTACGGCCTGGCGTCGCGCATCGCCGCGGCGTTCGGGTCCCGGGCCGCCACCATCGGGGTTTTCTTTGAAAGACCGGCTGAGGGAAAAAGGACCGCCACCGCCGGATGGTACAATTCCGTGGCTTTTGATCTGGCGGCACGGGCCGAAGGGCTGTATGCCAAAAGCGTCAACGGCGACGCATTCTCCGACGAAATCCGCCGGCAGGTCATCGGGATGGTCAAGAAAGATCTGGGGCCCCTGGATTGCGTGATCTACAGCCTGGCCTCGCCCCGGCGCGTGCATCCGAAGACGCAAGAAATTTTTAAGTCCACTCTCAGGCCGACAGGAGGCGTTTATACCAATAAGTCGATTGATTTCGAGAAGAATGAGGTGACGGAAGTTTCGTTGCCGGCGGCCACGCCGCAGGAAGTCGAACATACCGTCAAGGTCATGGGCGGGGAGGATTGGCGGATGTGGATCGAGGCCCTGGACGCCGAAAAGCTGGTGGCCCCGGGCGCGATCACGATCGCGTATTCCTACATCGGGCCGGAGGTGACCCGAGCCGTTTACCGCAACGGCACCATCGGTGCGGCCAAGGACCACCTTGAGGCCACGGCCAAACAGATGGATGCGGTGTTCCGGCAGAAAGGCGGCCGCGCGCTGGTGTCTGTTAATAAGGCCCTGGTCACACAGTCCAGTTCCGCGATCCCGTTCATCCCATTGTATTTTGTATTGTTGATGAAGGTCATGAAGGCCAAGGGTGTTCATGAGAATTGCATCCAGCAGATTTATCGTTTGTTTGCGGACCGCATTTACGCGGGCCGTCCCAACAGTGCCATTCCGGTGGACGAGGCCGGGCGCGTGCGCATTGATGATTGGGAAATGCGCGACGATGTCCAGTCCGAAGTGATGGCCCTCTGGAAAGATGTCTCGACGGAGAATGTGTCGAAAATCGCGGACGTCCAGGGGTATAACGAGGAATTCCTCCGGCTTTTCGGGTTTGGAATAGACGGCGTGGATTACGCAAAGGATGTGGATGTCGATCTTCCGATTCCCTCATAG
- the glgC gene encoding glucose-1-phosphate adenylyltransferase yields the protein MREVLTFILAGGKGERLNPLTRDRAKPAVPFGGIYRIIDFTLSNCINSGLRRIYVLIQYKSFSLQKHILAGWDIVSSQLGEFIDVIPAQQRISSDWYRGTADAIHQNIYAIHDLNPEFILILAGDHIYKMDYRRMIDFHKERGADMTVACIKMPKDTSTSFGVIEVDGQSRVCGFQEKPQSPRTIPGEPASIFASMGIYLFSRDVLLDELASDSKSAQSDHDFGKNVIPQMILNKRKVFVYNFVDQNNKPKYWRDIGTRDAYYQANMDLVKPQPEFDLFEKQWPVRTYHEQHPPIKIISVVEENKKIVNGLIENSLISGGCMISGGEVSGSVLSSNVKIEKHAQVQASVLMEGVIVGENAKIKSAIIDKEVIIPPHSRIGYDLELDRKRFDVTTSGIVIVPKRRQVQTGE from the coding sequence ATGCGAGAAGTCCTGACATTTATCCTGGCCGGGGGTAAGGGGGAGCGGTTAAACCCTTTGACCCGCGACCGCGCCAAACCCGCCGTTCCGTTCGGGGGAATTTACCGGATCATCGATTTTACGCTGAGCAACTGCATCAACTCCGGCCTGCGCCGCATCTACGTCCTGATCCAGTACAAATCGTTTTCCCTGCAGAAACACATCCTGGCCGGATGGGACATCGTGTCCTCCCAGCTGGGGGAATTCATCGACGTGATCCCGGCCCAGCAGAGGATCAGCTCCGACTGGTACAGGGGCACGGCGGACGCCATCCATCAGAATATTTACGCTATCCATGACCTGAATCCCGAATTCATCCTGATTCTTGCCGGAGATCACATCTACAAGATGGATTACCGCCGGATGATTGATTTTCACAAAGAGCGCGGCGCCGACATGACCGTGGCCTGCATCAAGATGCCCAAAGACACGTCCACCAGTTTCGGCGTGATCGAGGTCGACGGCCAGAGCCGGGTCTGCGGCTTTCAGGAAAAACCGCAGTCTCCCCGGACCATTCCCGGCGAGCCGGCTTCCATATTCGCCTCCATGGGGATTTATCTGTTCAGCCGGGACGTTCTCCTGGATGAGCTGGCCAGCGACTCCAAGTCGGCCCAGTCCGACCACGATTTTGGCAAGAACGTTATTCCCCAGATGATCCTGAACAAGAGGAAGGTATTTGTCTACAATTTCGTGGACCAGAACAACAAGCCGAAATACTGGCGCGACATCGGGACGCGCGACGCGTACTACCAGGCCAACATGGACCTGGTCAAGCCCCAGCCGGAATTCGACCTGTTTGAAAAGCAGTGGCCTGTCCGGACGTATCACGAGCAGCACCCGCCGATCAAGATCATCAGCGTCGTGGAGGAAAACAAGAAAATCGTCAACGGGCTGATCGAGAATTCCCTGATCTCCGGCGGCTGCATGATCAGCGGCGGCGAGGTCAGCGGATCCGTCCTTTCTTCGAACGTCAAGATCGAAAAGCATGCCCAGGTGCAGGCCTCCGTCCTGATGGAGGGCGTCATCGTCGGGGAAAACGCCAAGATCAAGAGCGCGATTATCGATAAGGAAGTCATTATCCCTCCGCATTCCCGCATTGGTTACGATTTGGAGCTGGACCGCAAGCGTTTTGATGTGACGACATCGGGCATTGTGATTGTCCCCAAGCGGCGGCAGGTCCAGACCGGAGAGTAA